The Hemicordylus capensis ecotype Gifberg chromosome 6, rHemCap1.1.pri, whole genome shotgun sequence genome window below encodes:
- the LOC128331003 gene encoding vomeronasal type-2 receptor 26-like — MTQNYQHILALEFAVNEINKNPQILPNVTLGFQIYDSYMNPRWAFCSAMHLVSPKNIFIPNYKCEMQEDLIAIIEGLDSVSCQRIPNTLNIYKFPQLLYNSAPLRMDDTQTFPFYQMVPNEAHQFRGIQQLLLAFNWMWVGLLTAEDISLEWIEQVVVPEFAQNGICFAFTEIIYTAGIGDGAIQIWTRIMYCKIMSSTANVILFFGDSRYMLFLTGVLSMGISKDANENSKGKVWIFTAQTELKSYGNTLYMESHLEGFHGSIGTAAHSKEFTGFQEFIRSKSPLSTEGDFFIRDFWASAFHCVFPNSALLKLSGDNCTGEEKLEDLPEELFEKHITGHSYSIYNAVHAVAHALYDTYLFKSKHRRRMEGERERSVQPWHLHHFLKQLSFNNSAGDTVSLDQNGVIVAGFDVINWNAFPNQSFFRVKVGKIEPQAPTEEILTLNEDALVWPRGFHQLQPVSLCNDPCHPGFSKRKKEEKPFCCYDCIPCPEGKISDKDDMADCSQCKDDHYPNKAQNSCIPKVRTFLSYSEPLGMGLAIGGLSFSSITLVVLVTFIKHHNTPIVKANNRTLTYILLFSLLLCFLCPLFFIGQPQKVTCLLQQMTFGIIFSMAVSSVLAKTITAVLAFVATQPGSRIRKWVGKRLASSIVISCSIVQAAICLFWLLTSPPFPDADMHSVTGEIVLQCNETSSSMFYCVLSYMGFLAIASFTVAFFSRKLPDSFNEAKLITFSMLVFCSVWLSFVPTYLSVKGKYMVAVEIFSILASSAGLLGFIFYPKCYIIVLRPELNNREHLMRKNYGRSISVPRFQLPNPVN; from the exons ATGACTCAGAACTACCAGCACATCCTTGCCTTGGAATTTGCTGTCAACGAAATAAATAAGAATCCCCAGATCTTACCCAATGTCACCTTGGGATTCCAGATCTATGACAGCTATATGAATCCAAGGTGGGCCTTTTGCTCTGCAATGCATCTGGTTTCCCCAAAGAATATATTTATTCCAAACTATAAGTGTGAAATGCAGGAAGATCTAATTGCAATCATCGAAGGACTTGACTCAGTAAGCTGCCAGAGGATACCAAATACTTTGAACATCTACAAATTTCCACAG CTCTTGTACAATTCTGCCCCATTGAGAATGGATGACACTCAAACTTTTCCCTTCTACCAAATGGTTCCAAATGAAGCTCATCAGTTCAGGGGGATTCAACAGTTACTTCTCGCCTTTAACTGGATGTGGGTTGGATTATTAACTGCAGAGGATATCAGTTTAGAGTGGATCGAACAAGTTGTGGTTCCAGAATTTGCCCAGAATGGCATCTGTTTTGCCTTCACAGAAATAATCTACACTGCAGGAATTGGTGATGGTGCGATCCAGATATGGACAAGAATAATGTATTGCAAAATTATGAGCAGCACAGCCAATGTAATTCTCTTCTTTGGAGATTCTCGTTACATGCTGTTTTTGACTGGGGTGCTAAGCATGGGAATTAGCAAAGATGCAAATGAAAATTccaaggggaaagtgtggatttTTACAGCCCAGACAGAGTTAAAGTCATATGGCAACACACTTTACATGGAGTCACATTTAGAAGGCTTCCATGGTTCTATAGGGACTGCAGCTCACTCCAAGGAATTTACAGGATTCCAAGAATTTATTAGAAGCAAAAGTCCTCTCAGCACTGAAGGAGATTTTTTCATCAGAGACTTCTGGGCATCTGCATTCCATTGTGTTTTCCCAAACTCTGCTCTGCTGAAACTTTCTGGAGATAACTGTACCGGTGAGGAGAAACTGGAGGACCTTCCTGAGGAACTTTTTGAAAAACACATTACAGGGCACAGCTACAGCATCTACAATGCTGTGCATGCTGTGGCCCATGCTTTATATGATACATATTTAttcaaatcaaaacacagaagaagaatggagggggaaagggagaggtcTGTGCAGCCATGGCAC CTTCATCACTTTCTGAAGCAGCTGTCATTTAACAATAGTGCTGGGGACACAGTTTCCTTGGATCAGAATGGGGTAATAGTTGCAGGATTTGATGTTATAAACTGGAATGCATTTCCAAACCAGTCTTTCTTCAGAGTGAAAGTTGGAAAGATTGAACCCCAGGCTCCAACAGAAGAAATCCTCACTTTGAATGAGGATGCCCTTGTATGGCCCAGGGGCTTTCACCAG CTACAGCCTGTTTCTTTGTGTAATGATCCCTGCCATCCTGGTTTTAGcaagaggaagaaagaggagaAGCCATTCTGCTGCTATGATTGCATTCCATGTCCAGAAGGGAAAATCTCTGACAAAGATG ACATGGCTGACTGCTCTCAGTGCAAAGATGATCATTATCCCAACAAGGCTCAAAATTCATGCATACCCAAAGTTAGAACCTTCTTATCTTACAGTGAACCGTTGGGGATGGGTTTAGCCATTGGTGGACTTTCATTTTCTTCTATCACTCTTGTTGTGCTTGTGACATTTATTAAGCACCATAATACTCCCATCGTTAAAGCCAATAATCGGACTCTCACTTATATTCTTCTgttctccctcctgctctgcttcctttgccCGTTGTTTTTTATTGGCCAGCCTCAGAAGGTGACATGTCTCCTCCAGCAAATGACGTTTGGCATCATCTTTTCAATGGCAGTTTCTTCTGTGTTGGCAAAAACCATCACTGCTGTTTTAGCTTTTGTTGCCACCCAGCCAGGCTCCAGAAtaaggaagtgggtggggaaaagattGGCCAGTTCCATTGTCATTTCCTGCTCCATTGTGCAAGCAGCTATTTGTTTGTTCTGGCTTCTAACATCCCCTCCATTCCCTGATGCTGACATGCATTCAGTAACTGGTGAAATTGTACTACAATGCAATGAGACATCATCTAGCATGTTTTACTGTGTCCTGAgctacatgggcttcctggcAATTGCCAGTTTCACTGTGGCTTTCTTCTCCAGGAAGTTACCTGACAGCTTCAATGAAGCCAAGCTGATtactttcagcatgttggtcttctgCAGTGTGTGGTTGTCATTTGTTCCTACCTACTTGAGTGtcaaggggaaatacatggtggctgtggagatcttctccattttggcctccagtgctgggttgTTGGGCTTTATCTTTTACCCCAAATGCTATATTATTGTTCTGAGGCCTGAGCTGAACAATAGGGAGCACCTCATGAGGAAAAACTACGGAAGAAGTATCTCTGTACCTAGATTCCAGCTCCCCAACCCTGTTAACTAA